In the genome of Bubalus kerabau isolate K-KA32 ecotype Philippines breed swamp buffalo chromosome 8, PCC_UOA_SB_1v2, whole genome shotgun sequence, one region contains:
- the TRIL gene encoding TLR4 interactor with leucine rich repeats — protein sequence MEAARAVRFLLVVCGCLALPPWAQPVCPERCDCQHPQHLLCTNRGLRAVPKTSSLPSPQDVLTYSLGGNFITNITAFDFHRLGQLRRLDLQYNQIRSLHPKTFDKLSRLEELYLGNNLLQALAPGTLAPLRKLRILYANGNEIGRLSRGSFEGLESLVKLRLDGNALGALPDAVFAPLGNLLYLHLESNRIRFLGKNAFAQLGKLRFLNLSANELQPSLRHAATFAPLRSLSTLILSANSLQHLGPRVFQHLSRLGLLSLRGNQLTHLAPEAFWGLEALRELRLEGNRLSQLPVALLEPLHSLEALDLSGNELSTLHPTVFGRLGRLRELSLRDNALSALSGDIFAASPALYRLDLDGNGWTCDCRLRGLKRWMGDWHSQGRLLTVFVQCRHPPALRGKYLDYLDDQQLQNGSCTDPASSVPPIADNKRRPLPTAPGEEVAPPAGALAEELLPQPQPQQRSRVLPGMAWDGAARELLGNRSALRLSRRGPGLQQPGSNAAAAAGTAPHPLDLLEKPERARPTPSDPDPAEPTQTATLSYAPAGDPWQRAAKQRLAAQQQESAAQSDGGVGLPPLVSDPCDFNKFILCNLTVEAVGADSASVRWAVREHRSPRPLGGARFRLLFDRFGQQPKFHRFVYLPERSDSATLRELRGDTPYLVCVEGVLGGRVCPVAPRDHCAGLVTLPEPGSQGGVDYQLLTLALLAANALLVLLALAAWASRWLRRKLRARRKSGAPVHVRHMYSTRRPLRSMGTGVSADFSGFQSHRPRTTVCALSEADLIEFPCDRFMDSGGGGAGGSLRREDHLLQRFAD from the coding sequence ATGGAGGCTGCCCGCGCCGTGCGCTTCCTGCTCGTGGTGTGCGGCTGCCTTGCGCTCCCGCCGTGGGCCCAGCCGGTGTGTCCGGAGCGCTGCGACTGCCAGCACCCCCAGCACCTCCTGTGCACCAACAGAGGACTCCGCGCCGTGCCCAAGACCAGCTCGCTACCGAGCCCACAGGACGTGCTCACCTACAGCCTCGGAGGCAACTTCATAACCAACATCACGGCCTTCGACTTTCACCGCCTGGGGCAGCTCAGACGGCTGGACCTGCAGTACAACCAGATTCGCTCGCTGCACCCCAAGACCTTCGATAAGCTCTCGCGGCTGGAGGAGCTCTACCTGGGCAACAATCTCTTGCAGGCGCTCGCCCCGGGCACCCTGGCCCCGCTGCGCAAGCTGCGCATCCTCTACGCCAACGGGAACGAGATCGGTCGCCTCAGCCGCGGTTCCTTCGAGGGCCTGGAGAGCCTGGTCAAGCTGCGACTGGATGGGAATGCCCTGGGGGCGCTGCCGGATGCCGTATTTGCCCCCTTGGGCAACTTGCTCTACCTACATCTGGAGTCCAACCGGATCCGCTTTCTGGGCAAGAACGCCTTCGCCCAACTGGGGAAGCTGCGCTTTCTCAACCTCTCTGCCAATGAGCTGCAGCCCTCCCTACGCCATGCGGCCACCTTCGCACCGCTGcgctccctctccaccctcatCCTCTCGGCCAACAGCCTGCAGCACCTCGGGCCGCGCGTCTTCCAGCACCTGTCGCGCCTCGGCCTACTCTCACTCAGGGGCAATCAGCTCACGCACCTCGCGCCCGAGGCATTTTGGGGGTTAGAGGCCTTACGCGAGCTGCGCCTGGAGGGCAATCGGCTGAGCCAGCTGCCTGTGGCACTGCTGGAACCTCTGCATAGCCTGGAGGCGCTGGACCTGAGCGGCAATGAGCTGTCCACTCTGCACCCCACTGTCTTTGGCCGCCTGGGCCGGCTGCGCGAGCTCAGTTTACGCGACAACGCGCTCAGCGCCCTCTCCGGGGACATCTTCGCGGCCAGCCCGGCCCTCTACCGGCTGGATCTAGACGGCAATGGCTGGACCTGTGACTGCCGGCTGCGGGGTCTGAAGCGCTGGATGGGCGACTGGCACTCACAGGGCCGGCTCCTCACCGTTTTCGTGCAGTGTCGCCACCCTCCGGCCCTGCGGGGCAAGTACCTGGATTACCTGGATGACCAGCAACTGCAGAACGGGTCTTGCACAGATCCCGCGTCCTCGGTTCCCCCGATTGCCGACAACAAGCGGCGGCCCCTACCCACAGCTCCAGGGGAGGAGGTGGCGCCCCCTGCAGGTGCCCTCGCGGAGGAGCTGCTACCGCAGCCACAGCCACAGCAGCGGAGTCGAGTTCTGCCAGGGATGGCCTGGGATGGAGCAGCCAGGGAGCTTTTGGGTAACCGCAGCGCCCTAAGGCTGAGTCGGCGGGGCCCGGGCCTCCAGCAGCCGGGTTCCAACGCCGCTGCTGCCGCAGGTACGGCACCACACCCGCTGGACCTACTCGAGAAGCCTGAGCGGGCACGTCCGACTCCGTCGGATCCTGACCCCGCGGAACCAACCCAGACAGCCACGCTCTCCTATGCGCCAGCCGGCGACCCCTGGCAGCGCGCGGCGAAACAGCGCCTAGCGGCGCAGCAGCAGGAGAGCGCCGCCCAGTCCGACGGCGGGGTCGGCCTGCCGCCGCTGGTATCCGACCCATGTGACTTCAACAAGTTTATCCTGTGCAACCTGACGGTGGAGGCAGTGGGCGCCGACAGTGCCTCGGTACGCTGGGCTGTGCGCGAGCACCGCAGCCCAAGGCCGCTGGGCGGCGCGCGCTTCCGCCTGCTCTTCGACCGCTTTGGCCAGCAGCCTAAATTCCACCGCTTCGTCTACCTGCCCGAGCGCAGCGACTCGGCCACGCTGCGCGAGCTGCGCGGAGACACCCCCTATCTGGTGTGTGTGGAGGGCGTGCTCGGTGGTCGGGTCTGCCCGGTGGCTCCCCGCGACCACTGCGCGGGGCTGGTCACCctgccagagcctgggagccagggCGGTGTTGACTACCAACTGCTAACCTTGGCCCTGCTGGCCGCCAACGCGCTGCTGGTCCTCCTGGCCTTGGCGGCCTGGGCGTCGCGCTGGCTGCGGAGGAAGCTGCGGGCCAGGCGAAAGAGCGGGGCTCCCGTCCACGTTCGCCACATGTACTCTACCCGACGACCTCTGCGCTCCATGGGCACTGGCGTGTCCGCCGACTTCTCTGGCTTCCAGTCGCACCGGCCGCGCACCACCGTGTGCGCGCTCAGCGAAGCGGACCTCATCGAGTTCCCGTGCGACCGCTTCATGGACAGCGGGGGCGGCGGCGCAGGCGGCAGCCTCCGGCGGGAGGACCATCTCCTGCAGCGATTTGCCGACTAG